A single region of the Lysinibacillus sp. B2A1 genome encodes:
- a CDS encoding hydrolase, with protein MKIIDLTHTITENMPVYPGTDQPSLKIICNHERNGFKETSLTMASHTGTHMDAPNHIFAHRTTLDLIPVEHFLGKGLVIDCSDLQDGQRITIERINKVKEQADQAEFLLFYTGWSRYWGTDKYFDNYPYMTVEVADYLIQSKKKGVGLDVISIDSMSDENLTNHKKVLANTDFVIVENLTRLGEIGHDLFMFCALPIKYEDADGAPVRSIAILSK; from the coding sequence ATGAAAATAATTGATTTAACGCATACAATAACTGAAAATATGCCAGTTTATCCCGGTACAGATCAACCATCATTAAAAATAATATGTAATCACGAAAGGAACGGATTTAAAGAGACGTCCCTGACTATGGCTTCCCATACAGGAACACATATGGATGCTCCTAATCATATTTTTGCACACAGAACTACTTTGGATTTAATTCCAGTAGAGCATTTCTTGGGTAAAGGATTAGTTATCGATTGTAGCGATCTTCAAGATGGTCAGAGAATAACAATTGAACGAATCAATAAAGTGAAGGAACAAGCTGATCAAGCTGAATTTCTTTTATTCTATACCGGTTGGAGTCGGTACTGGGGTACAGATAAGTATTTTGATAACTACCCTTACATGACTGTAGAAGTTGCTGATTACTTGATCCAAAGTAAGAAAAAAGGTGTTGGTCTCGATGTAATAAGTATTGATTCTATGTCGGATGAAAATTTAACGAACCATAAGAAAGTATTAGCTAATACCGATTTTGTCATTGTTGAGAATTTAACGAGACTTGGAGAAATTGGCCATGATTTATTTATGTTCTGTGCTCTACCTATTAAGTATGAAGATGCAGATGGTGCTCCTGTGAGATCAATTGCAATTTTAAGTAAATAA
- a CDS encoding N-acetyltransferase, with product MLKHRDLHECTELYELLSHPSVFPFVRQKATSADEYWFMTKQLIEEEAKGFAISRTITDDWGQPIGTISIHDVEEGAGFLGTWIGLPYQGKGYNQKAKMLFLNELFFDYNFHTVFLRIRVENKKSQRAALKLPYVVSANESHPTLLSQVNSGKAQFNLYKIPKDLFYLTTANEMLEGEEQAM from the coding sequence ATGCTTAAACATCGAGACCTACATGAATGTACAGAGCTTTATGAGCTATTATCACACCCTTCTGTTTTCCCATTTGTTCGTCAAAAAGCCACATCTGCTGATGAATACTGGTTTATGACAAAACAACTGATTGAAGAAGAAGCGAAGGGATTCGCTATTTCTAGGACCATTACTGATGATTGGGGTCAACCAATCGGCACCATTAGCATTCATGATGTTGAGGAAGGTGCAGGCTTTTTAGGAACATGGATTGGGCTCCCTTATCAAGGCAAAGGTTATAACCAAAAAGCAAAGATGCTATTTTTAAACGAATTATTTTTTGACTATAATTTCCATACAGTTTTTCTCCGTATACGTGTTGAAAATAAAAAATCTCAACGTGCAGCTTTAAAGTTACCTTATGTCGTGAGTGCAAATGAAAGTCACCCTACATTATTATCACAGGTTAACAGTGGTAAAGCGCAATTTAATTTATATAAAATCCCAAAAGACTTGTTCTATCTGACAACAGCTAACGAAATGCTAGAGGGCGAAGAACAAGCGATGTAA
- a CDS encoding Ger(x)C family spore germination protein: MYRKGIILSSALTLLLVGCWDERLYKNSSVVTLVGINGNIGDYTGYYAYSNITENQSEIMIIEANGMSPRDVRSNADLKIDQTLDLSELSTILISADTVKSPLYDALDIYFRDPQNPISIKIAITDGDVKPYIELTKELAESAGGYYQRFIESTEHNTIYPKLDLQTVGSMLFEDTKDIALPYISLNEDGKQAKVAGVALFSGQIFTGKVLTPKQSLIMLLLLNQASQHARLTYMWKTNGREMPITSEVIHVKRKWNVHEKLKKITMDYTIEIEVDEFAHDHLYKENILQDVQNMIQEKLQAEFQEVLQILQAYKSDTLGIGRYLRAYHPKMFKEEWHNEYASLQLEPKVKIKIIRTGVLR, from the coding sequence GTGTACCGAAAGGGGATAATTCTTTCATCAGCTCTGACATTATTACTTGTTGGATGCTGGGATGAACGGCTGTATAAAAACTCTTCTGTAGTGACCTTGGTTGGAATCAATGGAAATATTGGTGATTATACTGGCTACTATGCTTATTCAAATATAACTGAAAATCAAAGTGAAATTATGATTATTGAAGCTAATGGTATGTCGCCACGTGATGTTCGGAGTAATGCTGATTTAAAAATAGATCAAACGCTCGATTTGTCAGAGTTATCAACTATACTTATTTCTGCAGATACAGTTAAATCGCCATTGTATGATGCATTAGATATATATTTTCGTGACCCCCAAAATCCTATATCTATCAAAATTGCGATCACTGATGGGGATGTAAAACCTTATATTGAGCTTACAAAAGAGTTGGCAGAAAGTGCAGGGGGTTATTATCAGCGTTTTATTGAAAGTACAGAGCATAATACAATTTATCCTAAGCTTGATTTACAGACAGTAGGCTCAATGTTATTTGAGGATACAAAAGATATTGCTCTTCCTTATATCTCGCTAAATGAGGATGGAAAGCAAGCAAAGGTTGCAGGAGTCGCTTTATTTTCAGGACAAATTTTTACAGGGAAAGTTTTAACACCTAAACAGTCATTAATCATGCTGCTATTGTTGAACCAAGCAAGTCAACATGCACGATTAACCTATATGTGGAAGACTAATGGACGAGAGATGCCCATCACATCTGAAGTGATACATGTGAAGCGAAAATGGAATGTACATGAAAAATTAAAGAAAATAACCATGGACTATACAATTGAAATTGAAGTGGACGAATTTGCACATGACCATTTATATAAAGAAAATATTCTACAAGATGTTCAAAATATGATTCAAGAAAAGCTACAAGCAGAATTTCAAGAAGTGTTGCAAATCCTACAAGCCTACAAATCTGATACGCTTGGAATTGGGCGTTATCTCCGTGCTTACCATCCAAAAATGTTTAAAGAGGAATGGCACAATGAATATGCATCTTTGCAATTAGAACCTAAAGTTAAGATCAAAATCATTCGTACGGGTGTTCTACGTTAG